The following proteins are co-located in the Labrys monachus genome:
- a CDS encoding ABC transporter ATP-binding protein — MASVDVIDVKKSYGAQQVIHGVSISIADGEFVTLVGPSGCGKSTLLRMIAGLEPITAGGLKIGERFVNDLPPRDRDIAMVFQSYALYPHKTVAENMGFALKMRKAPRTEIDARVKRAAEILDLGPYLARYPRQLSGGQRQRVAMGRAIVRDPKVFLFDEPLSNLDAKLRVQMRAEIKELHQRLKTTTIYVTHDQIEAMTMADRIVVLHDGIIEQIGSPLELYDRPANLFVAGFIGSPAMNMLDGHLQTSGDARFVTEDGIELPVADVPAGSDGRPVIYGIRPEHFALGGPLQAQVSVVEPTGSETQVFAHIGRQKLLGVFRERVSVNPGEILALTPQADAVHLFDKASGLRLN, encoded by the coding sequence ATGGCCTCAGTGGATGTCATCGACGTCAAGAAATCCTACGGCGCGCAGCAGGTCATCCACGGCGTCTCGATCAGCATCGCCGACGGTGAGTTCGTCACGCTGGTCGGCCCCTCCGGCTGCGGCAAGTCGACGCTGCTGCGCATGATCGCCGGGCTGGAGCCGATCACCGCCGGGGGCCTCAAAATCGGCGAGCGCTTCGTCAACGACCTCCCGCCGCGCGACCGCGACATCGCCATGGTGTTCCAGTCCTATGCGCTCTACCCGCACAAGACCGTCGCCGAAAACATGGGCTTCGCCCTGAAGATGCGCAAAGCGCCGCGGACGGAGATCGATGCGCGGGTGAAGCGGGCCGCCGAGATCCTCGACCTCGGCCCCTATCTCGCCCGCTATCCGCGCCAGCTCTCCGGCGGCCAGCGCCAGCGCGTCGCCATGGGCCGAGCCATCGTGCGCGACCCCAAAGTGTTCCTGTTCGACGAGCCCCTCTCGAATCTCGACGCCAAGCTGCGCGTGCAGATGCGGGCGGAGATCAAGGAACTGCATCAGCGGCTGAAGACCACGACGATCTATGTCACCCACGACCAGATCGAGGCGATGACCATGGCGGATCGCATCGTCGTGCTGCATGACGGCATCATCGAGCAGATCGGCTCGCCTCTCGAACTCTACGACCGGCCGGCCAACCTGTTCGTCGCCGGCTTCATCGGCTCGCCCGCGATGAACATGCTGGATGGCCATCTCCAGACGAGCGGCGATGCCCGCTTCGTCACCGAGGACGGCATCGAACTGCCGGTGGCCGACGTTCCCGCCGGCAGTGACGGCCGCCCGGTGATCTACGGCATCCGTCCCGAGCATTTCGCCCTCGGCGGCCCGCTGCAGGCGCAGGTCTCCGTGGTCGAGCCGACGGGATCGGAGACCCAGGTCTTCGCCCATATCGGCCGGCAGAAGCTGCTCGGCGTCTTCCGCGAGCGGGTGAGCGTCAACCCGGGCGAGATACTCGCGCTGACGCCGCAGGCCGACGCCGTGCATCTCTTCGACAAGGCGAGCGGACTGCGGCTCAACTAG
- a CDS encoding outer membrane protein, which yields MPSPEPESAATPAARGTTMRALLSVLAAFAALCAPVAAGADMLPPLPSLDQPGNVDDSGSGAGWYLRGGFGASLPGGPAVRPSFVPGAATRSEGLHAGWAVGGALGYQLGWLRGDLSLDYLGPRDFGEHFSGACGTACAGTLKGRFSAIPVLANLYYDIGTWNNLTPYVGAGAGIAHVDWDRIELGGSCDGACPAASGAGSWHFAWQVGAGLDYALTDRLSMEVDYRLLDLGNARAGSTPVGNLAARTVWDNEVRIGLRYKLN from the coding sequence ATGCCGAGCCCAGAACCCGAATCGGCGGCAACGCCGGCGGCACGAGGAACCACGATGCGCGCCCTCCTTTCCGTTCTCGCCGCCTTCGCGGCCCTCTGTGCGCCCGTGGCGGCAGGAGCGGATATGCTGCCGCCCCTTCCCTCCCTCGACCAGCCCGGCAATGTCGACGACAGCGGCAGCGGCGCGGGCTGGTATCTGCGCGGCGGCTTCGGCGCCAGCCTGCCGGGCGGCCCCGCCGTCAGGCCCTCTTTCGTTCCGGGCGCGGCGACGCGCAGCGAGGGTCTCCACGCCGGCTGGGCTGTGGGCGGCGCGCTGGGCTACCAGCTCGGCTGGCTGCGCGGCGATCTTTCGCTCGACTATCTCGGCCCGCGAGACTTCGGCGAGCACTTCTCCGGCGCATGCGGAACGGCCTGCGCCGGCACGCTGAAGGGCCGCTTCAGCGCGATCCCCGTCCTCGCCAACCTCTATTATGATATCGGCACCTGGAACAATCTCACGCCCTATGTCGGCGCCGGCGCCGGCATCGCCCATGTCGACTGGGACAGGATCGAGCTCGGCGGCTCGTGCGACGGCGCCTGTCCGGCCGCCTCCGGCGCCGGGTCCTGGCATTTCGCCTGGCAGGTCGGCGCCGGCCTCGACTATGCCCTCACCGACAGGCTTTCGATGGAGGTCGATTACCGCCTTCTCGACCTCGGCAACGCCCGCGCCGGCTCCACGCCGGTCGGCAACCTCGCCGCCCGGACGGTCTGGGACAATGAAGTGCGCATCGGGCTGCGCTACAAGCTCAATTGA
- a CDS encoding ABC transporter ATP-binding protein has product MKADHFPPTEAIVTVAGVSKTYASGFQALKNIDLTLRRGEIFALLGPNGAGKTTLIGIICGIVNPSSGTITADGHNIISDFRAARTKIGLVPQELATDAFESVWATVSFSRGLFGKPPNPAFLEKLLRGLSLWDKKDSKIVTLSGGMKRRVMIAKALSHEPRILFLDEPTAGVDVELRRDMWEMVRSLRESGVTIILTTHYIEEAEEMADRIGVISRGEIILVEDKAELMRKLGKKQLTLSLRAPLTAVPAALSAFQLEIADAGNQLVYTFDAKDDPERLSRLLHDLGESGIAFKDLQTSQSSLEDIFVSLVGARP; this is encoded by the coding sequence ATGAAGGCGGATCATTTTCCCCCGACGGAGGCGATCGTCACCGTCGCCGGCGTGAGCAAGACCTATGCGTCGGGCTTCCAGGCCCTGAAGAACATCGACCTCACCCTTCGTCGCGGCGAGATCTTCGCGCTGCTCGGCCCGAACGGCGCCGGCAAGACGACGCTGATCGGCATCATCTGCGGTATCGTCAACCCGTCGAGCGGCACGATCACCGCCGACGGGCACAACATCATCAGCGATTTCCGCGCGGCGCGCACCAAGATCGGCCTGGTGCCGCAGGAACTCGCCACCGACGCCTTCGAGAGCGTATGGGCGACGGTGAGCTTCAGCCGCGGCCTGTTCGGCAAGCCGCCCAACCCCGCCTTCCTGGAAAAGCTGCTGCGCGGCCTGTCGCTGTGGGACAAGAAGGACAGCAAGATCGTGACGCTGTCCGGCGGCATGAAGCGCCGCGTGATGATCGCCAAGGCGCTCTCGCACGAGCCGCGCATCCTTTTCCTCGACGAGCCGACGGCGGGCGTCGACGTCGAACTCCGGCGCGACATGTGGGAGATGGTCCGCTCGCTGCGCGAAAGCGGCGTCACCATCATCCTCACCACCCATTACATCGAGGAGGCCGAGGAGATGGCCGACCGCATCGGCGTGATCAGCCGGGGCGAGATCATCCTGGTCGAGGACAAGGCCGAGCTCATGCGCAAGCTCGGCAAGAAACAGCTCACCCTCAGCCTGCGCGCGCCGCTCACGGCGGTGCCTGCGGCGCTCTCGGCGTTCCAGCTCGAAATCGCCGACGCCGGCAATCAGCTCGTCTACACCTTCGATGCGAAGGACGATCCCGAGCGGCTTTCCCGCCTTCTGCACGATCTGGGCGAAAGCGGCATCGCCTTCAAGGACCTGCAGACCAGCCAGTCTTCGCTGGAGGACATCTTCGTCAGCCTGGTCGGAGCACGCCCATGA
- a CDS encoding ABC transporter permease, which yields MNLYAVKAIYIFEMSRTFRTLTQSIASPVISTSLYFVVFGSAIGAHMSQIDGVSYGSFIVPGLIMLAILTESISNASFGIYMPKYSGTIYEVLSAPISVAEIVLGYVGAAASKSMLLGLVILATARLFVDFSIAHPFWMVAFLVLTSVTFSLFGFIIGVWADGWEKLQIVPTLIVTPLTFLGGSFYSISMLPPLWQKITLFNPVVYLISGFRWSFYGVSDVEVGVSLAMTLVFMTLCLLAIGWIFRTGYRIKV from the coding sequence ATGAATCTCTATGCCGTCAAGGCGATCTACATTTTCGAGATGTCGCGCACCTTCCGCACGCTGACGCAGAGCATCGCCTCGCCGGTGATCTCGACATCGCTCTATTTCGTCGTGTTCGGCTCGGCGATCGGCGCCCATATGAGCCAGATCGACGGCGTGAGCTACGGCTCCTTCATCGTGCCGGGCCTGATCATGTTGGCGATCCTGACCGAGAGCATCTCCAATGCCTCCTTCGGCATCTACATGCCGAAATATTCCGGCACGATCTACGAAGTGTTGTCGGCGCCCATCTCCGTGGCGGAGATCGTGCTCGGCTATGTCGGAGCCGCCGCCTCGAAATCGATGCTGCTCGGCCTCGTCATCCTGGCCACGGCCCGGCTCTTCGTCGATTTCTCGATCGCCCATCCCTTCTGGATGGTTGCCTTCCTTGTGCTGACCTCGGTGACCTTCAGCCTCTTCGGCTTCATCATCGGCGTCTGGGCCGACGGCTGGGAAAAGCTGCAGATCGTGCCCACGCTGATCGTGACGCCGCTGACCTTCCTCGGCGGCAGCTTCTACTCGATCTCGATGCTGCCGCCGCTCTGGCAGAAGATCACCCTGTTCAATCCCGTGGTCTATCTCATCAGCGGCTTCCGCTGGAGCTTCTACGGGGTCTCGGATGTCGAAGTCGGCGTGAGCCTGGCCATGACGCTGGTGTTCATGACGCTCTGCCTCCTCGCCATCGGCTGGATCTTCCGCACGGGCTATCGCATCAAGGTGTGA